In candidate division KSB1 bacterium, the genomic stretch AACCCCGTTGGCAAAGTCGTCAAGGTCCTGGGCTTCCCGGAGGAACCCGGGGTCGATGTGGCCAGTGTGGCGTACAGCTACGATCTGCCCCTCTCATTCCCCGAAAAGGTGCTGCGCGAGGCCGAGCGCCTGCCCGAAGCGATCCCGGAAGGAGAGCTGGAAAGGCGCCTCGATCTGCGCGATCTCGTTACGTTCACCATCGACCCGGCGGAGGCAAAGGACTTCGATGACGCTGTCTCCCTGCGTCGTCTCGAATCGGGCAATTGGGAGCTCGGCGTCCACATCGCCGACGTGAGCTACTATGTCAAGGAGGGCGGCGCGATCGATAAGGAGGCGCGGAGCCGGGGCACCTCCGTGTACTTGGTCGATCGCGTAATCCCCATGCTTCCGGAAAGGCTCTCCAATCAGATTTGCAGCCTCCAGCCTCTCCAGGATCGTCTCTGCATGTCCGTCCTGATGGAGCTTGACCGGGAGGGGGAGCTTCTGAACTATCGGATCGAGGAGACGGTCATTCGGAGTCGGCGCCGCTACACGTACGAAGAGGTCCAGGACATCCTGGAGGGCCGACTCGATGATGAGTACGCCGAGATTCTTCGCCAGATGCGCGAGCTAAGCCGAATCCTAATCGCCAAGCGCTATCGCCGCGGCAGTATCGACTTCGATACCCCGGAGGTGGAGGTGGAGCTGACGCCCGACGGTCGAGTGCGGGAACTGCGCCGCCGGGATCGGCTGGAGAGCCACCGCCTCATTGAGGAGTTCATGCTGCTGGCGAACGAGACGGTGGCCAAGCACGTGGGCGTCTACCTGCGTGAGCGCTCTGGAGAAGAGGTTCCGTTTGTTTATCGGGTGCACGAGAGGCCAAGCACGGAGAAAATGGCCGAGTTTCTGCAGCTTCTGCGCGCGTTCGGCGTAGAGGTGGCGATGCCCGGGCGGGTTACACCTCGCTTCTTCCAGCGGCTGGTGGAGCAAGTGAAGGACCGGGACGTCGCCGACATTGTGCAGGACGCGATGATCCGCGCCATGATGAAGGCCAGGTACGATGTTCAGAACCTCGGGCACTTTGGCCTGAATTACGAGTACTACACGCACTTCACTTCGCCCATTCGCCGCTATCCGGATCTGGTGGTGCATCGGTTGCTCAAGCGCTACCGCCGGGGGGCACTCTCGGCCGCGAGGGACGGGCTACAGGAGATCTGCCAGCTGGCCACGCGGCGGGAGATTCTCGCTATGGAGGCGGAACGCGAGTCCATCAAGCTCAAGCAGGTGGAGTATATGGCGCAGCACCTGGGCGAGCGCTTTCAGGGGGTCGTGGCCAGGGTTGTTCCCTTCGGGGTGTTCGTCCATTTGCCCCAGTTCCTGGTGGACGGACTGGTGCACGTTTCCGAGCTCGGCAACGACTACTACCATTACGATCCCCAACGCTTCGCGCTGATCGGGGAGAACAGCGGAAAGGTTCTGCGCCTGGGCGATCGGGTGACGGTCGAAGTGGTACGTGCGGACAAGAATGAGAGGATCCTCGACTTCCGGCTTGTGGAGCCCGAAAGTCGCCGCGCCCCGAGGACGGCTACGGTGCAACGCAAGGGACACAGAGGAAACCAAAGGAGGAGAGCGTGACGGCCAGCAACCTCGAGGAGTTCAAGGCCCGCCGAGAACGACAGAATCGCCTTGTGCTGGAACACGCGGACTTGACCACCAAGCGGTTCTTTAACCTGGACGCTGCTGCGTTCCAGGCCGGTGCGCTTCCGCCCAAGGTGAAAGAGCTCCTCGGCCTGGTGGCGTCCACGGTCCTCCGTTGCAACGACTGCATTGCCTATCACGTGGGGCGATGCCTTGAGGAGGGGGTGTCCGCAGCCGAGTTCACAGAAGCGATGGGCATCGCCCT encodes the following:
- a CDS encoding carboxymuconolactone decarboxylase family protein; amino-acid sequence: MTASNLEEFKARRERQNRLVLEHADLTTKRFFNLDAAAFQAGALPPKVKELLGLVASTVLRCNDCIAYHVGRCLEEGVSAAEFTEAMGIALVIGGSITIPHVRYAYDLWNEAGAFAREGVPEL
- the rnr gene encoding ribonuclease R; translation: MARRSGFEADLYLSRVLDFLRSRPGQGFKAKELAREIGVPPMHYTRFRSLLREMAERGELRKGRHARYSLAPPEPEVTGTLHVKTQGYGYVVCEDGREVFVSQRNMGTALPKDVVRVRLFATRNGERPEGRVVEVLERARENIVGTYRRGKRFGFVVPDDLKVQWDILVADTDNLGAVSGQKVVVRITEWEDERANPVGKVVKVLGFPEEPGVDVASVAYSYDLPLSFPEKVLREAERLPEAIPEGELERRLDLRDLVTFTIDPAEAKDFDDAVSLRRLESGNWELGVHIADVSYYVKEGGAIDKEARSRGTSVYLVDRVIPMLPERLSNQICSLQPLQDRLCMSVLMELDREGELLNYRIEETVIRSRRRYTYEEVQDILEGRLDDEYAEILRQMRELSRILIAKRYRRGSIDFDTPEVEVELTPDGRVRELRRRDRLESHRLIEEFMLLANETVAKHVGVYLRERSGEEVPFVYRVHERPSTEKMAEFLQLLRAFGVEVAMPGRVTPRFFQRLVEQVKDRDVADIVQDAMIRAMMKARYDVQNLGHFGLNYEYYTHFTSPIRRYPDLVVHRLLKRYRRGALSAARDGLQEICQLATRREILAMEAERESIKLKQVEYMAQHLGERFQGVVARVVPFGVFVHLPQFLVDGLVHVSELGNDYYHYDPQRFALIGENSGKVLRLGDRVTVEVVRADKNERILDFRLVEPESRRAPRTATVQRKGHRGNQRRRA